The Pyxicephalus adspersus chromosome 1, UCB_Pads_2.0, whole genome shotgun sequence sequence AGAATAAATGGATGGGCAAGAATTTTGTAAGACACAATCAGCTTTGCCTGATAAAGACAATCCATGAAGATATAAACAATTAGGGACAGTTCACAGTACCAAAATATGGAGAAACAGGAGAGCATTAGGCTAGAATTATGTGATATTATACCTTCTGTAACCAGCCACCTTCCCTGATCGAGCAAGATTTGTTGTGTTCTCGGGTCAATAGATTTGTAATGATAAATTTAGTCTCAGTTTCTGGTTCCTGTCGTCCTAGTTGTAGATCTGGTGAATCCTTCATAACTGAAGATTTTATCTCCTACATTTAAAAGTTCCAGTCTTGCTCTACACAATACATTCCTTATCTAGTGCTAAGCCAGACCTGGGAGGTTGTATTACGAAACTACTTCTAGAGTGTCCCTctagatcagaggtaggcaaactccgacctttaggctggatacagcctagccagtattccagcccagcctaatgcccccctagttatttattgttttaatccggcctaattgaattgatATGTTATCGTGAGTTTCTgcgatatcatcaagttcccgcacagtaacctcAATtattatgcctaaagagcagaagcaatgcgcagctaccagtccctgGAAAGTTGACCTTaaatgttgtgtcttcaaccccgaatggactgacaaattattctttgtccaacacAGCGACAaaaccctgtgtttagtgtgcaatgacaccaacagcactttcaagcggtcgaatctcaaggggcatttcgatacCGGACAcacgcacatgtacagagactttcattgacttctactgtcagctgccacatgctcagtttccaatgttgttagcctgtgccaagcgtgtgatcgcaatgtttggcagcacttattcgtgcgagcagctgttctccaagataaagttttgtaagaacaagctgtgctcttagctcactgacaatcatcttaatgacattctgttggtggactcctcatcattagaacctgatattgtatctgcccctaagaacatgcaacatcatgtgtCCCATTggtcgtactgtatttttaaataaaaaaactttctttggacaccttgtttcttctgacctagtgcgccttcttgacctcctgaaatgggctagtagttcaaaaagtttgccgacccctgttctagatctTTGTTTACAGTCATGTGGACAATAGCTGCAACCAAGCTGCCCATTATATTTGCCATCACTAGTACGAGCAGGGCGGGAATtctactttttgctcccctaggccagcacACACAGACAAAACACACCACTAATACTTTTACGCAAGAAAAGAAGAGGTGAAGCAAAAGGAGAGAAAGAGGGGGaagaaagcaggaggaggaggagaaggagggaaGGGtgggaaagagagaggaagagaaagagtGGGGGGAGAGAGGGAAGTAGCGGGGATAGAGAGAGAAATAAGGAGAAAGCGGCGAGAGAGGAAGAATTGAGAGAGGTAGAGAGAAGTAAAGCGAGAGAGACCAGAGAGGAACAGGGAGGGGGAAGAGAGGGAGCAAGGGATGAAATATAGAAGGAGTAAAGAGAGAATGAGCATATAAGGGGGGATAGAGAGGGCAGAGTGAGTGTGTGGGAAGGAGAAAGGGTAGAAAGAGAGACAGGGAAAAGGGGGgacagaaagggaggggggagagagaaagaggaaagTGAGGGAGAGAAGGAGAAGGGAAACAGAGGGAGGGGAGGGCGGAAAAGGGGATAATGATTAGAGAGGAAGATGAGGGAGATGGAAGAGGAGCGAAGAGAAAAGGCAGGAGAGAGTGAGAGAAAGACAAAGAGAGAGGGAAAGTAGAGAAAGAGGAATAGAGAAAGAAAGTGagaatggagaggggagggaaagaTAGAGAGGACGGTGAGGAAGGAAGATGGGAGAGAAAGAGATTGAGAAGGGGAGagggatagagagagaaagagaggaagagGAAGTGGAGAGGAGTGAGAAGGAAGAGGGAGATGGAGGGAAAGATAGAAAGGGGAGGGAGAGACAAGGAGGGAAGGAGTGGGATTAGAGAGGACAGACCAGatgaagagagggagagaggaaaggagagaaagagagggggagaAGGAGAATTAGAGGGAGTAGGGAAGAAAGAAATAAGGAATAGAAATAGGAAGGAAGAGAGGGATAGAGAGGagtaagaaggaagagaaaatggAGGGAAAAATAAAAGGGAGAAGGAGAGAccagagagggaagagagaggtgGTAAAGAGAGAAAGATAAATTTGATGAATGTGTTAAGATATGCATCATGATGGACatctaccgtattttccggcgtataagacgactgggcatataagacgacccccagcttttccagttaaaatatagagtttgttgcacttaaaaaaaaacagtaacaaagaaaatttttactttaaataatagaattgtctacccttctatgtaaagtagtcacacagcgccacctagtggctgatttgtaaatcacaatattctatatcACGCATATAAATccataccgcatggctcacagcgttcccgaAACTCTCCGACGGCTGACTCTTGCTAACCCGAGCTGGGATCTTCTCCCCGCTCAGGGGATTTGTAAGTactcggcgtataagacgacccccaactttggcacagatttttcggggttaaaaattcgtcttatacgccggaaaatacggtatgtgtcATGATGCATGTAAGTATATTATGGTATATTTATGATGTGTGCTGACATTCAATATAAAATGCACTGCAATACACATTAGTCCAACCCAACGTGATAAGGAAAGTTTGAATAAACAGGGAATTTTTAGTCTGAGAAAGGAACAAACAATAGAACATAAGTTAGGCTATACATTTCACCCAAAGGAACAGGGTAGGGTATATTACAACCAGATAAACCACAGTAacataatgcaatataaaaaaacagtcacaTGACAAAAAAGTCTATATGCAATAACAGTGTGAGATGGGTCGCTGGTAGCTTGTCTgcatttttacagtttacaataaCCCTTCACCACATCCCAATGAAAAAACTGTGATTAATCgcttcataaaaataaaaggaaaaacattaacATTGAGATGACAAACAAGGACAAAGACAGAAACATAGGAGAAGGGAAAGGGGGAAGGAATTAAATTTGAATCTAGGAAGGTACACTGACCGTATCACAAATTTATCTTAATATCATATTAGTTTTGTTGCGAGAAAagcattttatgaataattttttcAGAGTCTTTTTGAGACTGTATTTCACATCTTGGTTCCTTAGGCTGTAAATAAAAGGATTTAGCATTGGAGTGATGATGGTGTAGACCATGCTAACAATACGATCATATTGGGAGGAGATATCAGATGGAGGgcgaaaataaatgaaaatgatggtACCATAGAACAGGCAAATCACCATGAGATGAGAGGAACAGGAGGAGAAGGCTTTACTTCGGTTgctaccattttttattttcagtatagcCCATCCAATGAGGACATAGGAGATGAGAATGAAAAGGAATGGAATGTTTCCAGCCATAGAACCTTCCGTGTATATTAGGAGCTCAGCTAGGGTAGTACTGGAACAGGACAACTTGATAAGAGGTGTCAGGTCACAGAGGAAATGGCGGATCAGTCTGTCCTCACAATAGGTTAGTGCTGACAAACTAAAACTATGTAATAAGGAATGGAGCGATCCTGCCACCCAGCACAATGCAGACATCATAACCATAACTTTATCAGTCATTAATAATGTATAGCGCAGGGGGTAACAAATAGCCAAATATCGATCACAAGCCATGACTGCCAGGAAAAAACTCTCAGTGACCCCCAGAAACAGAAAGAAGAACATCTGCAGGAAACAACCAAGGAAGGAGATTGAGGTTCTTCCATAAAGaatgcaggacagaagcttgggAACCGTCACTGTAGAAAAAGAGATGTCCACTACTGACAAATTCCCTAAGAAGAAATACATTGGTGTGTGCAAGTGTGGAGAAAGTTTAATAGAACCCAATAAAAGTAAGTTAGCAGTCCATGTGAGGGTGTATATAACCAGAATGGTGGAGAAAACAGCAACTTGGTTGTAGTGAAGGTCTGAGAAGCCCAGAAGAATAAAGCCGGAGGTTAGATTCCCTTTTTCCATTGGAAATTATCTAATAATGAACACCATCAGCTAAAATATcttcacatttctttatttaatttgtttttttccatcacCAAATATTTACTAGTCAACAAGGTCAAGTAAAAGAATA is a genomic window containing:
- the LOC140321818 gene encoding olfactory receptor 1G1-like codes for the protein MEKGNLTSGFILLGFSDLHYNQVAVFSTILVIYTLTWTANLLLLGSIKLSPHLHTPMYFFLGNLSVVDISFSTVTVPKLLSCILYGRTSISFLGCFLQMFFFLFLGVTESFFLAVMACDRYLAICYPLRYTLLMTDKVMVMMSALCWVAGSLHSLLHSFSLSALTYCEDRLIRHFLCDLTPLIKLSCSSTTLAELLIYTEGSMAGNIPFLFILISYVLIGWAILKIKNGSNRSKAFSSCSSHLMVICLFYGTIIFIYFRPPSDISSQYDRIVSMVYTIITPMLNPFIYSLRNQDVKYSLKKTLKKLFIKCFSRNKTNMILR